In Euwallacea fornicatus isolate EFF26 chromosome 36, ASM4011564v1, whole genome shotgun sequence, a genomic segment contains:
- the drpr gene encoding protein draper isoform X1 → MLWCAFVVLAAFFRESSSALEGPNVCTRQETYTVSVRISEEQPYQVREFVWCLNVPPRCSKYKIKFRTVYKDQQLVKMRPVEECCKGYAKNAAENRCLPVCSTECLHGSCTAPETCQCETGYGGPNCDISCPKGQWGRECQNKCKCENNSTCDPFDGHCSCSRGWIGQFCQKSCPQGSYGQDCLEECRCENGDCDHVSGKCKCHPGYTGPLCDDPCPIGTHGDYCKSKCPCQNGGTCDSVTGSCFCKAGWTGQVCANRCPFGFWGDGCSQKCDCFNGASCHHINGTCECLPGFTGDRCLDVCPEGKWGKDCRNNCICQNGAKCSNKDGSCVCSQGWTGNLCDQRSCPDGLWGPKCQKSCECNSENTQLCHASTGDCDCKPGWNSKDCSRPCPILTYGKGCSGICKCENNAQCSPVNGTCLCGPGFTGKQCEQPCPSGTYGMDCAHPCDCKNGASCSTETGQCQCPPGWEGQQCDRPCSNNQYGMQCKNKCDCRNGASCNPVNGTCTCAAGFTGPLCESKCQTGYFGVNCEQVCQCQDDNNLGCDAVTGKCICKLEWKGVKCETQCPEGKFGPNCDQDCNCKNNSSCDPESGKCYCSRGWQGEDCTQSCDIGWYGIGCKQKCPEVSIGNRTCDHVTGEYVCPPGYLGLTCDHPCPIHTFGKNCKQNCSCRNGGDCHHVTGECQCLPGWMGSHCSSPCKPGSFGMNCSQYCKCQNGGECRRNDGVCRCKPGWTGTQCTEICPEGYYGDHCMQPCECQNDNFICHPSEGCICRHGFTGPKCDESNLLRLLNKESEGSNAGIVVAVVMVFAIFATIVFLVIFYYKRRVSNLKTEIAHVQYIANPSGFAPDQNHFDNPVYTYQGVIKRDNETLLNNAKRIVNNLEKPSNMERARLGIACCSTDDEDFIPKGAYGTNVDELRRLKNKDADATNPNIYHSIDKLDHVYDEIKQKDVKDIEMEYDHLDYTRPVSTLKPHYQRMPSPFGSRDFMKGDKSDTE, encoded by the exons CTACACCGTCAGTGTACGAATATCCGAAGAGCAACCATATCAAGTTCGAGAGTTCGTTTGGTGTCTTAACGTCCCTCCAAGATGCTCCAAGTACAAAATCAAGTTCAGGACCGTCTACAAAGATCAACAATTGGTGAAGATGCGCCCGGTGGAAGAATGCTGCAAAGGGTATGCCAAAAATGCCGCTGAAAACCGCTGTCTTCCTGTGTGTTCCACTGAGTGCCTGCATGGGTCCTGTACCGCCCCTGAAACCTGTCAGTGCGAGACAGGTTACGGAGGACCTAACTGTGATATCA GTTGTCCAAAGGGACAGTGGGGCCGCGAGTGCCAAAACAAGTGCAAATGTGAAAACAACTCAACTTGCGATCCGTTCGACGGGCATTGCAGTTGCTCCAGAGGTTGGATAGGACAGTTTTGCCAGAAAAGTTGTCCACAAGGCAGCTACGGACAGGACTGTTTGGAGGAATGTAGATGCGAAAATGGCGATTGCGATCACGTATCTGGAAAGTGTAAATGTCACCCTGGCTACACTGGACCGCT TTGCGACGATCCCTGTCCAATCGGAACCCACGGTGACTACTGCAAGTCGAAATGTCCTTGTCAAAATGGTGGTACTTGCGACTCAGTGACTGGTAGCTGCTTTTGCAAGGCGGGATGGACTGGACAAGTATGCGCCAATCGCTGTCCCTTTGGCTTCTGGGGCGATGGTTGCTCGCAGAAGTGTGACTGTTTCAACGGGGCTTCGTGCCATCACATCAACGGTACCTGCGAGTGTTTGCCAGGATTCACGGGAGATCGg TGCTTGGACGTGTGCCCTGAAGGCAAATGGGGCAAAGACTGCAGGAACAACTGCATCTGTCAAAATGGGGCAAAATGTTCCAACAAAGATGGCTCCTGCGTGTGCTCCCAAGGATGGACCGGGAATCTTTGCGATCAACGGTCCTGCCCCGATGGCTTGTGGGGCCCTAAATGCCAGAAGTCTTGCGAGTGCAACTCGGAAAATACTCAGTT GTGCCACGCTTCGACGGGCGATTGCGACTGCAAACCCGGCTGGAATAGCAAAGACTGCTCGAGACCTTGCCCTATTTTAACTTACGGAAAAGGTTGCTCTGGAATTTGCAAATGCGAGAACAACGCTCAGTGCTCCCCAGTCAACGGGACTTGTCTGTGTGGACCCGGTTTTACCGGGAAGCAATGCGAACAACCTTGCCCCAGCGGCACTTACGGAATGGACTGCGCCCATCCCTGTGATT GCAAAAATGGGGCGTCCTGTTCCACGGAAACAGGCCAGTGCCAGTGTCCACCCGGTTGGGAGGGCCAGCAGTGCGACCGACCCTGTAGTAACAATCAATATGGTATGCAGTGCAAGAACAAATGCGATTGTAGGAATGGTGCTTCTTGTAACCCCGTCAATG GAACCTGTACTTGTGCAGCCGGGTTCACGGGACCTTTGTGCGAAAGCAAATGCCAAACCGGGTATTTTGGTGTCAACTGCGAGCAGGTTTGTCAGTGTCAGGACGATAACAACTTGGGCTGCGACGCAGTCACTGGGAAATGTATCTGTAAGCTTGAATGGAAAG GTGTGAAATGTGAAACCCAATGTCCGGAGGGCAAGTTCGGCCCCAATTGCGACCAGGATTGCAACTGCAAAAACAACAGCTCCTGCGACCCGGAGAGTGGAAAATGCTACTGTTCACGGGGGTGGCAGGGCGAGGATTGCACGCAGTCCTGCGACATCGGCTGGTACGGTATCGGATGCAAGCAAAAGTGCCCTGAAGTGTCCATAG GAAATCGGACATGCGATCACGTTACCGGGGAATACGTTTGCCCACCGGGTTATTTGGGCTTGACATGCGATCATCCCTGTCCAATTCACACTTTCGGAAAGAACTGCAAGCAGAATTGTTCTTGCAGGAATGGCGGCGATTGCCATCACGTTACTG GTGAATGCCAGTGCCTCCCCGGATGGATGGGTTCTCACTGCAGCTCCCCATGCAAACCTGGCAGCTTCGGCATGAACTGCAGTCAATACTGCAAGTGCCAAAACGGTGGAGAATGCAGGAGGAACGACGGCGTTTGTAGGTGCAAACCGGGATGGACGGGAACCCAATGCACAGAGA TTTGTCCTGAGGGTTACTATGGTGACCACTGCATGCAGCCGTGCGAGTGTCAAAACGACAACTTCATCTGTCATCCGTCAGAGGGTTGCATATGTCGGCACGGTTTCACCGGACCGAAATGCGATGAATCGAATTTGTTGCGTTTGCTGAACAAAGAATCTGAGGGCAGCAATGCCGGAATTGTGGTGGCTGTTGTTATGGTGTTTGCAATTTTCGCCACCATCGTCTTCCTGGTCATCTTCTACTACAAACGCAGGGTGTCTAACTTGAAGACTGAAATTGCTCATGTACAGTACATAGCAAATCCGTCCGGGTTTGCACCTG accAAAACCACTTTGACAATCCCGTATACACGTACCAAGGAGTCATAAAACGTGACAACGAAACGTTGCTCAACAACGCGAAGCGTATAGTCAACAACCTGGAGAAGCCCTCGAACATGGAACGTGCTAGATTGGGAATAGCGTGTTGCTCCACCGACGACGAGGACTTTATTCCCAAAG GAGCTTACGGTACCAACGTCGACGAGCTGAGGAGGCTGAAAAATAAAGACGCAGACGCCACGAATCCGAACATCTATCACAGCATCGATAAACTGGATCACGTCTATGATGAAATCAAGCAAAAGGATGTCAAAGACATCG AAATGGAATACGACCATTTAGACTACACGAGACCGGTAAGTACCTTAAAACCTCATTACCAGCGAATGCCATCGCCCTTCGGCTCAAGAGATTTCATGAAAGGGGACAAATCGGACACGGAGTAA
- the drpr gene encoding protein draper isoform X2, producing MLWCAFVVLAAFFRESSSALEGPNVCTRQETYTVSVRISEEQPYQVREFVWCLNVPPRCSKYKIKFRTVYKDQQLVKMRPVEECCKGYAKNAAENRCLPVCSTECLHGSCTAPETCQCETGYGGPNCDISCPKGQWGRECQNKCKCENNSTCDPFDGHCSCSRGWIGQFCQKSCPQGSYGQDCLEECRCENGDCDHVSGKCKCHPGYTGPLCDDPCPIGTHGDYCKSKCPCQNGGTCDSVTGSCFCKAGWTGQVCANRCPFGFWGDGCSQKCDCFNGASCHHINGTCECLPGFTGDRCLDVCPEGKWGKDCRNNCICQNGAKCSNKDGSCVCSQGWTGNLCDQRSCPDGLWGPKCQKSCECNSENTQLCHASTGDCDCKPGWNSKDCSRPCPILTYGKGCSGICKCENNAQCSPVNGTCLCGPGFTGKQCEQPCPSGTYGMDCAHPCDCKNGASCSTETGQCQCPPGWEGQQCDRPCSNNQYGMQCKNKCDCRNGASCNPVNGTCTCAAGFTGPLCESKCQTGYFGVNCEQVCQCQDDNNLGCDAVTGKCICKLEWKGVKCETQCPEGKFGPNCDQDCNCKNNSSCDPESGKCYCSRGWQGEDCTQSCDIGWYGIGCKQKCPEVSIGNRTCDHVTGEYVCPPGYLGLTCDHPCPIHTFGKNCKQNCSCRNGGDCHHVTGECQCLPGWMGSHCSSPCKPGSFGMNCSQYCKCQNGGECRRNDGVCRCKPGWTGTQCTEICPEGYYGDHCMQPCECQNDNFICHPSEGCICRHGFTGPKCDESNLLRLLNKESEGSNAGIVVAVVMVFAIFATIVFLVIFYYKRRVSNLKTEIAHVQYIANPSGFAPDQNHFDNPVYTYQGVIKRDNETLLNNAKRIVNNLEKPSNMERARLGIACCSTDDEDFIPKGAYGTNVDELRRLKNKDADATNPNIYHSIDKLDHVYDEIKQKDVKDIGFVKWK from the exons CTACACCGTCAGTGTACGAATATCCGAAGAGCAACCATATCAAGTTCGAGAGTTCGTTTGGTGTCTTAACGTCCCTCCAAGATGCTCCAAGTACAAAATCAAGTTCAGGACCGTCTACAAAGATCAACAATTGGTGAAGATGCGCCCGGTGGAAGAATGCTGCAAAGGGTATGCCAAAAATGCCGCTGAAAACCGCTGTCTTCCTGTGTGTTCCACTGAGTGCCTGCATGGGTCCTGTACCGCCCCTGAAACCTGTCAGTGCGAGACAGGTTACGGAGGACCTAACTGTGATATCA GTTGTCCAAAGGGACAGTGGGGCCGCGAGTGCCAAAACAAGTGCAAATGTGAAAACAACTCAACTTGCGATCCGTTCGACGGGCATTGCAGTTGCTCCAGAGGTTGGATAGGACAGTTTTGCCAGAAAAGTTGTCCACAAGGCAGCTACGGACAGGACTGTTTGGAGGAATGTAGATGCGAAAATGGCGATTGCGATCACGTATCTGGAAAGTGTAAATGTCACCCTGGCTACACTGGACCGCT TTGCGACGATCCCTGTCCAATCGGAACCCACGGTGACTACTGCAAGTCGAAATGTCCTTGTCAAAATGGTGGTACTTGCGACTCAGTGACTGGTAGCTGCTTTTGCAAGGCGGGATGGACTGGACAAGTATGCGCCAATCGCTGTCCCTTTGGCTTCTGGGGCGATGGTTGCTCGCAGAAGTGTGACTGTTTCAACGGGGCTTCGTGCCATCACATCAACGGTACCTGCGAGTGTTTGCCAGGATTCACGGGAGATCGg TGCTTGGACGTGTGCCCTGAAGGCAAATGGGGCAAAGACTGCAGGAACAACTGCATCTGTCAAAATGGGGCAAAATGTTCCAACAAAGATGGCTCCTGCGTGTGCTCCCAAGGATGGACCGGGAATCTTTGCGATCAACGGTCCTGCCCCGATGGCTTGTGGGGCCCTAAATGCCAGAAGTCTTGCGAGTGCAACTCGGAAAATACTCAGTT GTGCCACGCTTCGACGGGCGATTGCGACTGCAAACCCGGCTGGAATAGCAAAGACTGCTCGAGACCTTGCCCTATTTTAACTTACGGAAAAGGTTGCTCTGGAATTTGCAAATGCGAGAACAACGCTCAGTGCTCCCCAGTCAACGGGACTTGTCTGTGTGGACCCGGTTTTACCGGGAAGCAATGCGAACAACCTTGCCCCAGCGGCACTTACGGAATGGACTGCGCCCATCCCTGTGATT GCAAAAATGGGGCGTCCTGTTCCACGGAAACAGGCCAGTGCCAGTGTCCACCCGGTTGGGAGGGCCAGCAGTGCGACCGACCCTGTAGTAACAATCAATATGGTATGCAGTGCAAGAACAAATGCGATTGTAGGAATGGTGCTTCTTGTAACCCCGTCAATG GAACCTGTACTTGTGCAGCCGGGTTCACGGGACCTTTGTGCGAAAGCAAATGCCAAACCGGGTATTTTGGTGTCAACTGCGAGCAGGTTTGTCAGTGTCAGGACGATAACAACTTGGGCTGCGACGCAGTCACTGGGAAATGTATCTGTAAGCTTGAATGGAAAG GTGTGAAATGTGAAACCCAATGTCCGGAGGGCAAGTTCGGCCCCAATTGCGACCAGGATTGCAACTGCAAAAACAACAGCTCCTGCGACCCGGAGAGTGGAAAATGCTACTGTTCACGGGGGTGGCAGGGCGAGGATTGCACGCAGTCCTGCGACATCGGCTGGTACGGTATCGGATGCAAGCAAAAGTGCCCTGAAGTGTCCATAG GAAATCGGACATGCGATCACGTTACCGGGGAATACGTTTGCCCACCGGGTTATTTGGGCTTGACATGCGATCATCCCTGTCCAATTCACACTTTCGGAAAGAACTGCAAGCAGAATTGTTCTTGCAGGAATGGCGGCGATTGCCATCACGTTACTG GTGAATGCCAGTGCCTCCCCGGATGGATGGGTTCTCACTGCAGCTCCCCATGCAAACCTGGCAGCTTCGGCATGAACTGCAGTCAATACTGCAAGTGCCAAAACGGTGGAGAATGCAGGAGGAACGACGGCGTTTGTAGGTGCAAACCGGGATGGACGGGAACCCAATGCACAGAGA TTTGTCCTGAGGGTTACTATGGTGACCACTGCATGCAGCCGTGCGAGTGTCAAAACGACAACTTCATCTGTCATCCGTCAGAGGGTTGCATATGTCGGCACGGTTTCACCGGACCGAAATGCGATGAATCGAATTTGTTGCGTTTGCTGAACAAAGAATCTGAGGGCAGCAATGCCGGAATTGTGGTGGCTGTTGTTATGGTGTTTGCAATTTTCGCCACCATCGTCTTCCTGGTCATCTTCTACTACAAACGCAGGGTGTCTAACTTGAAGACTGAAATTGCTCATGTACAGTACATAGCAAATCCGTCCGGGTTTGCACCTG accAAAACCACTTTGACAATCCCGTATACACGTACCAAGGAGTCATAAAACGTGACAACGAAACGTTGCTCAACAACGCGAAGCGTATAGTCAACAACCTGGAGAAGCCCTCGAACATGGAACGTGCTAGATTGGGAATAGCGTGTTGCTCCACCGACGACGAGGACTTTATTCCCAAAG GAGCTTACGGTACCAACGTCGACGAGCTGAGGAGGCTGAAAAATAAAGACGCAGACGCCACGAATCCGAACATCTATCACAGCATCGATAAACTGGATCACGTCTATGATGAAATCAAGCAAAAGGATGTCAAAGACATCG GCTTCGTCAAATGGAAATAA